In Vigna angularis cultivar LongXiaoDou No.4 chromosome 8, ASM1680809v1, whole genome shotgun sequence, the DNA window TTGCAACACCACaattagaaaatttatattctcACTCGTTATGACAAACAAAAATAGTTACACTTAAACCATTGAATGGATGAAACACTTGATCACtcaaatccaaaaacaaaatcattgttcaaattattttacaatattgTTAAATGTGTCATGTCTCAAATTGGAACTGAAATCAACCCTCTCAACCAAAATGGCAAGTCGATAAAATGGTCTAGTGAGCAAATGCTTCTTTCTTGGTGTAGTGAGTCCAAATATCTCTTCCATGTTTAACTCATCACAGGACATGCCCAATGAAAACTTCCAATCAAAAAAATGCACCAATTCAGCCAAAACAAGACTAATAGTCGTTAAACCCAAATGAATCCCAGGGCACCCTCTTCGACCCGACCCAAATGGTAAAATCCGAAAGTCCTTTTCACGAACATCTACGTTGTTATTCTCAAACCTTGTAGGGTCGAAAATCTCAGCCCTGTCCCAAACTTTAGGATCTCGCCCTATAGCCCAAGCATTTACCATAACCCtggtttttttctttatcaaatagCCATCAATAGTTACATCTTCTTTACACTCACGAGTCATTTTTCTCCACATGTCTGTTTATTCCGACCACATGTTCTAGCTCCTGTTGAAGTCTTTCCATGACAGTAGGGTGCCTCAAGAGTTGTGACATGGCCCATTCTACTATTGTGGAAGAGGTGTCAAATGATGCACATTTCTATTATAATGGCTTCACGTTTGTACTATCAATGGCGTCACGTTTGTACTATCAATGGCGTCTTGGTGATTCTGAAGATCATTGGGTTGGTGCGTGAGTGACAGCAAAATATCCACAAAGTCCATCTTGTGATTTTTATCTTCGTAGTATGAATTACTTTCATGTTCTTGGATATTTGTTCCAATAGCTCATCAAATGACTTTGctgttttctttaattcttttgtTATTTCCTGTAAATAAACCTTAATAGCAATCTTTCTGTTATTCCATGTTGCATGTATAAGGGTTAAATAAACCTTAACATCATTGTTTCTAAAACACAtcagttcatttttttttattatagtataCTAAAATAACAGTTTATGTAATGGTAAAGTTGagtattgaaaaacaaaaaagataggTGTGAATTAATCATGATTTGTACCAAAGTTTAATAGTTTTAATGATTATATTGTCTAAAAATTGAATTGTCAAATGGTTAGTGAAACgtaaaatgataattttctcAAATGTTTCATGTGTGTAAAACAAAAGtaacaacaaatataattttatatcctcAATACTCAGAAAAAGCCAAACCCTTGCTGCCATGACAGAGAAAGTCTGTGGCTTGGATTTTGGGTCTGCTGGCAAAAACAATGTCATGGGTTTTCAGGAACAATTCTACAGTTTGTGGAGAAGAAACCACTATGGCTGGGACCTGCCCTAGCTTTAAGGACATTATGGGACCATATTTTGTGGCAAGAGATTGAAGGGTTCGATGTGGGAGTTTTCCTAGCATATGAAAGTTACCGATAATTGGCAAGGGTTTGGGACCTGGTGCAGTTCTCCCATCATGTTTGTTTTGGAACACAAAAACAATGAATGAGAGTGTGATGACGAAGATAGCTAGTGCTTCAAGCAACATTTCTGAATAGTTTTGTTGCTTATGAGAAATAAGATGAGTTTACGGTATTTATAGACCACAATGTTTATCAGTTATACACTTAATAGTCTCAAACTTTTACTGAAtttcaaatgtaataattaaccctaataatattgtataaaagtACAATCACTCTCTGAAGAAATTAATACATAAATCATTTCTAGATTGGAATCATTATCACCTTAAATCTCACAAAGAAACTAACACATTAatcatattttacattaattttcaCTGATTTACTTTATTTCGGAATTCACTCTCTTCTACTTTTAAAACCCTTTAAAATAACAACCATCAATTTATTTTCGATTACCGTCAAATTAATCTGCCATTTAACTTGAATTTTACACAAAATCGACGACATTGTAATTAGGCTGCACAGACTTAGAAAGGACACCTCACATTAAATGTGATATAACAAAAACTGAGAAGAAACCTTCAATGTCTCTTTTACCGTGTtaggtaatatatttataaatgtaacATAATTCTCGtatcaatgaaaaataaaatattattacaaaaaaggGGTTACGAGAGATTTTTTCACACACTCGAATTTAAAGTTTATTGAAGTAACTTATTGTATTAAACACTTACACAatttacatgattttttttttcaagtcaAAGTTTGGAATCCGGATAagcaaattttaaattgttactttttacaatttttctttttaaatctctttctcttttctataaatgaaaataaaaaaaattaagttaagaaTTCGATTTTATTGGAATCGACTTGTTTTCCAACTAGTTTTCTCTCTATCATagttcaaaattcaatttcttgGAAACAAATTTTGacctgaaaatttattttgtttttttatagagaaaaaaatattttattcaaacctttcaagaaaatatattaagattttCTCCACACCACATGTTGAAAACTCAAATCTCACAGAGCAACCTTATACGTGTGGCAGccttttaaaacttaataaatgagatatttatattacttCAGATAGCTTTTAAAATCACGTTTGTTCTGATTTTCAAGAAATCCAAACATATAAAAATGtgatgataattttataaatcttGGGAATTTATTGGTCACACTTACAAAAGAAACCGAAACTATAAGTATATTTATGCTTTAGTTtcttattaacaaaaatttaaaggtgtccgaaatttttttaaaatttttaattattttaattatgtaatttgatTGAGagtatttaaattcaattatataaataattcaattcatatatttttgttttagtttgcggtaaacaatcaaaatttttaaaattttaaatttttaaattttaaataattattttatctgaatgagaatatttgatttcaatttttattatagtaGAAGCATAAAGTGTTTTGTaaagttattttaaacaaaatttttaggAAGGTGTTAGTGTTTTCTATCTTTctctattatttttgttatctgtTTTGTCATCATCCTTATTGTTTTCGTTGTTAAATACCATCACATCATCACTTTACTATGTTGTTTAGATTCTtcacatcaaataaaatttatcacttGGTACTTTGAATACTTGGGAAGCTTCTGGTTCTAACTTGTTTTGGCTCTCAAATTCAATagaaaaattttaatgttttaatttttttatatatctatattaaagtattttttttttgttcaatgcttttttatgtttgatatatGTTGGATTAGTATTCAACACATTtacttgtattatattttaGCTTAACTGAGTGTGATAAATATAGtgtattatttttgtgttagttatatgatattttgtgcatgtttaatatgtaaaaaaaataaaaaaaaataaaaaaaatgtcggTTACAActataacaaaaacataaactaGTATTTGACTTTGATTTTGAAATAACCAAAgcctaatatttttttatttaaaatattatttaatttaatactcttaaaattaatatttttttaaacaaaaaagtatttaaactCAGTTGCTAATTAAACTTAGACTTAatccatattttttatatttttttattatttatttatagttttatgttttaattttaagaaaacaaaacttaaTAATAATCGTTTGATTATAATCgaaactaaaaaattatcattttttatctCATCTAAATTTGCTTTAATTATAAAACGAAAacctaattttcaaaataatcatGACTAAAATCcttatcatatattaattatccTTCGTTCTAATAACTTTGTACTATCTCTATCTTATGTGAATATTACTTACGAATTCATGCATTTCTTTTCTATTGATAgtacttttgtatttttagatAATATGGTTTGGAGAAACgagaataaatatgaaaatttgaataattgaaaACTTAAATGGTAAGAAACATAAATAtaggaaaataaattatcagatataaaacaaaaactgataaaaaaaaatctatgaaAGCGATAAATCAAGTTAAAGTaaaaatcatcatttttttttcatatgaacAACATGTTTATATTCTCACAGTTAAGTCaaagtaaaataaagataattgattttaaaaatcttaaacTCAAAATAGCTtttcttaacaaatttttaaattcaacaaacctaataaaaatagatttttctatttgtatattatacatcgtattatcatttttaagtaataaaagacTTCTAACTGATTTTGAATTCTTAAAAGACTCCTTAATCATCTAACTTATAAAACAATGCTATCAATGCAAAATACAGACATCACAATTGCAAAACCACAAACAGAAAatctataaaaacaaaatcattgttcaaattattttatcatattgtTAAATGTGTCACATGtctcaaattcaaattcaaactgaAATTAATACCAACCTTCTCTTAACCTAAATAGCCAGTCGATAAACTGGTCTAGTGAGCAAATGCTTCTTTCTTGGTGTGGTGAGTCCAAATATCTCTTCCATGTCTaactcatcacaacacattcCCAATGGAAGCTTCCAATCAAAACAATGCACCAATTCAGCCAAAACAAGACTAATAGTGGTCAAACCCAAATGAATCCCAGGACACCCTCTTCGACCCGACCCAAATGGTAAAATCCGAAAGTCTTTTCCACGAACATCTACGTTGTTACTCTCAAACCTTGTAGGGTCGAAAATCTCAGCCCTGTCCCAAACTTTAGGATCTCGCCCTATAGCCCAAGCATTTACCATAACCCTGGTTTTTCTCTTTATCAAATAACCATCAATAGTTACATCTTCTCTACACTCACGAGGTAATAGCAAAGGTGCAACCGGGTGTAACCTTAATGTTTCCTTCACCACCATGTTCAAATAAGACAACTTTTCTAAGTCATTTTCCTCCACGTGTCTGTTCATTCCGACCACATGTTCTAGCTCCTGTTGAAGTCTCTTCATGACAGTTGGGTGCCTCAAGAGTTGTGACATGGCCCATTCTACTGTTGTGGAAGAGGTGTCAAATGCTGCAGTAAGCATATCTAATATGATACCTTTTACGTTTGTTCTATCAATGGCGTCTTGGTGATTCTCAACATCATCGGATTCGTGCATGAGTGACAGCAAAATATCCACAAAATCCATGTTGCGTTCTTTATCTTTATGATATGGATTACTCTCGTGTTCTTGGATTATTTTCTCCAACAGCTCATCGTATAACTTGGTTGTTTTCTTTAATCTTCTTGTTAGTCCCTGGAGAGTGGTTGGTTGCATGTATAAACTATGGTTGTATAGATtgtataaatatgttttatatctattaaatgtttacattattttccatcaaccattttatatattatatttttataaatacaaaaatttgttttttaaataatcatacTACCCTAAAAATTGATTGTATATTGGTTGGTGGTCCGTGAATGTAATAGATATTTCTCGTATTTCTGTGAATATTGTTTTGTCCGGATATGACCGACAAACGTTTCGATTATTTATGGAGTTAGGGATTTATTCAAAGATAGAAAGTATGTCAAAAGTTAGATAAACACTACCATGAACATGTGGTGTAAACAATTTTTTGTGGACCACTTATGTATAATGTTgctagataaaaaatatataaaggaataaacacaaataaaaatataacaaacataaatgataaatttaataaataaaaaggtttaGAGTCAAAATAAATGTTGAAAGTTTCACGAGTTAAATTTACAATACATAAGCTAAATTATGtagttaaacttttaaaattaaattaaatctaaaattttgtttttaacgtgatattataatattacaatTAGAACCTACCTAGTACGttcaaaataatgaatattaattCTCTAAAAAccattttataataatagattatttttatatgaaaagactgattttttattcaaaacatcTTGCTCTGATTATGGATTTTGATAATagcttatttttatcttaaataaaaCTGCttgaataaaaacatttttacttaaattttaaaatataaaaacagttTTCTTTGTCTAGATTCACCGCTAGTGAAATCTGAATTGTccgtataattttatttaatatgtaacTTTAAATTCATTTTCCCATCTGAAAGATAATTATACGATATTTTCACCTCATACTTAAATCTCTATATTTCCTAGATAACATTCATCTCATATCtcaatattattagtatatGTGTGTAATCGCCCATTTACAACTTTAAGCACTCAATGACAAAGATTGAAAATGATCTTTATATCTCTTACAacccttctttttcttatatcaCAActcttcttattattttaataatttgttataacaccatgtcttttattatatttttattatattaaaataatcaaatcaatACCTATATACAACTCTCAagatgtcaaaatattatttttgtgacTGAAAAATGTATTTGTTTCGTAAAAGTAgttttttcattattgattgGTGGACAGAAGCAAATTATACAACAAACATAAGGCtgaactttttcttttgttctcgAAAATCGATGAGAAGGataataaatgaatgaaaactacaataataaaaaagtatatatatatatatatatatatatatatatatatatatgtgtgtgtttgttttttttttgtttttgttgtagtCCTAAGTAATCAGTGAAAGACATCATGATAATCCGTATCCACCAGAAAACAAAGCTACTGATCAATTGTTTCCTGCTACTAaatattggaaaatatttttatgcaccaccttaattataaaaaatggttatttttttatttataaagaaagagatagattaaaagataaaaccatgaaggttaaatatgtttaaaaactcattaaatattaaaataataatatttaataataatgatactttgataaaCATACTTTTtacacatatttaataatacatttaaaaactTATACCTATTTTATTCCTATAACGTGTTTTCTAATGTTAATCTAATGAGTATAAAAGTATCGTTGCTcaatatataactttaaattgataatttatgatataaaattattatcctTAAGCTT includes these proteins:
- the LOC108343983 gene encoding LOW QUALITY PROTEIN: cytochrome P450 CYP736A12 (The sequence of the model RefSeq protein was modified relative to this genomic sequence to represent the inferred CDS: inserted 3 bases in 2 codons), encoding MLLEALAIFVITLSFIVFVFQNKHDGRTAPGPKPLPIIGNFHMLGKLPHRTLQSLATKYGPIMSLKLGQVPAIVVSSPQTVELFLKTHDIVFASRPKIQATDFLCHGSKGLAFSEKIAIKVYLQEITKELKKTAKSFDELLEQXIQEHESNSYYEDKNHKMDFVDILLSLTHQPNDLQNHQDAIDSTNKCASFDTSSTIVEWAMSQLLRHPTVMERLQQELEHVVGINRHVEKNDXRECKEDVTIDGYLIKKKTRVMVNAWAIGRDPKVWDRAEIFDPTRFENNNVDVREKDFRILPFGSGRRGCPGIHLGLTTISLVLAELVHFFDWKFSLGMSCDELNMEEIFGLTTPRKKHLLTRPFYRLAILVERVDFSSNLRHDTFNNIVK
- the LOC108345921 gene encoding cytochrome P450 CYP736A12; the encoded protein is MLLEALAILFITLSFIVFVFQNKHDGRSAPGPKPLPIIGNLHMLGKLPHRTLQSLATKYGPIMSLKLGQVPAIVVSSPQIAELFLKTHDIVFASRPKIQATDFLCHGSKGLAFSEYSAYWRNARKVCTVQLLSASKVEMFAPLRREELGVLVKSLENSAASGEVVDLSELLGELLENIVFKMVLGRAKDDRFDLKWLILEVMNLVGAFNLADYMPWVGVFDLQGLTRRLKKTTKLYDELLEKIIQEHESNPYHKDKERNMDFVDILLSLMHESDDVENHQDAIDRTNVKGIILDMLTAAFDTSSTTVEWAMSQLLRHPTVMKRLQQELEHVVGMNRHVEENDLEKLSYLNMVVKETLRLHPVAPLLLPRECREDVTIDGYLIKRKTRVMVNAWAIGRDPKVWDRAEIFDPTRFESNNVDVRGKDFRILPFGSGRRGCPGIHLGLTTISLVLAELVHCFDWKLPLGMCCDELDMEEIFGLTTPRKKHLLTRPVYRLAI